A region from the Sander vitreus isolate 19-12246 chromosome 1, sanVit1, whole genome shotgun sequence genome encodes:
- the hp gene encoding haptoglobin, giving the protein MWLPLTVLLLAALACLADVAQTNERIKRSVSASRLTSTRSRRMVGGTLAPHVPWQAMVYIADSVLDGGYAGGALISERWILTAGRNLFVRKSRLDVQGKDPVIPKVYLGITGRPEANASKEVAVEKVVLHPGFQNRSDWDNDLALIQLKEPVVVSDKVTPIPLPESGQDLVDTVGGSGVLTGWGWGNLLTPATSLKYLVLPLVNHSDCKAEYKGIELTPAVDDDMFCTGPTKYGENVCFGDAGGALAITDAKTGDIYAAGILSYDKSCNSYKYGVYMKISSYLPWIHSVIRGDTEKSSALRSDAMSKMYLRQP; this is encoded by the exons ATGTG GTTGCCTCTGACTGTGCTCCTCCTGGCTGCATTGGCCTGTCTGGCAGATGTGGCTCAGACCAATGAAAGGATTAAACGCTCTGTGTCAG CCTCCAGGTTAACATCAACCCGTTCCAGACGGATGGTTGGGGGGACCCTGGCTCCTCATGTCCCCTGGCAGGCCATGGTCTACATCGCTGACAGTGTGCTGGACGGAGGCTATGCAGGCGGTGCTCTCATCTCCGAGCGCTGGATTTTGACGGCTGGCAGGAACCTGTTTGTCAGGAAGAGTCGACTGGACGTTCAGGGAAAAGATCCTGTCATTCCTAAAGTGTACCTGGGAATCACTGGACGGCCGGAAGCTAATGCCTCCAAAGAGGTTGCTGTGGAGAAG GTTGTTCTCCATCCAGGCTTCCAGAACCGATCTGACTGGGACAACGATCTTGCTCTGATCCAGCTGAAGGAGCCTGTGGTTGTGAGTGATAAAGTGACCCCCATCCCTCTGCCAGAGAGTGGCCAGGACCTGGTAGACACCGTGGGAGGGTCAGGGGTCCTCACCGGCTGGGGATGGGGGAACCTCCTCACTCCTGCTACATCACTCAAATACCTAGTACTTCCCCTGGTCAATCACTCTGATTGTAAGGCAGAATATAAAGGTATTGAGCTCACACCAGCTGTAGACGATGACATGTTTTGCACCGGACCCACCAAGTATggagaaaatgtttgttttggtgaTGCAGGAGGCGCTCTGGCTATCACAGATGCTAAAACTGGGGACATTTACGCTGCAGGGATCCTTTCCTATGACAAGTCTTGCAATAGCTACAAGTACGGAGTCTATATGAAGATTTCCTCGTATTTGCCCTGGATCCACAGTGTCATCAGAGGGGATACAGAGAAATCGTCTGCTCTGCGCTCTGATGCAATGTCTAAAATGTACTTACGGCAGCCGTAG
- the sult5a1 gene encoding sulfotransferase family 5A, member 1 has product MARLDVIETFHGILFPGHLHTQDSLQLALKFPFQDTDIVIVSYPKSGTTWMQEIVSLISSRGDPQVSQTVPNWTRAPWLEHHYFAVVLEASPTTPRVITSHLPHHLLGPTLQGSKAKVIYVSRNPKDVAVSFYHFHKIANFLPEAGSFPEFLNRFLEGTLHYGSWFDHIKGWTSQTATMNNLLHVTYEEMSLDLHGVIKRVISHLHSPLLEDEINNCVKHCCFSSMKDNKMANYTLVPVDIMDHSKGSFMRKGKIGDWKNMFTEELNQYFKNIFESKMEDCALEFVWEEQHKEEMHTNEQIPLKNTAVKKS; this is encoded by the exons ATGGCCAGGTTGGATGTCATAGAGACATTTCATGGTATTTTGTTTCCTGGACACCTGCACACCCAGGATTCCTTACAACTTGCTCTCAAATTTCCGTTTCAGGACACAGATATTGTCATCGTCTCCTATCCAAAGTCAG GCACCACATGGATGCAGGAAATTGTGTCTCTCATATCCAGCAGAGGGGACCCACAAGTGTCCCAAACTGTCCCGAACTGGACTCGAGCTCCCTGGCTGGAGCACCATTATTTTGCTGTGGTACTGGAGGCCTCACCCACCACACCTCGAGTCATCACCTCACACCTGCCTCATCACCTGCTGGGGCCCACCCTCCAGGGCTCCAAAGCAAAG GTCATCTATGTGAGCAGAAACCCTAAAGATGTGGCAGTGTCCTTCTATCACTTCCACAAAATTGCCAACTTCCTCCCTGAAGCTGGCTCATTTCCAGAGTTTTTAAATAGATTCCTGGAGGGCACAC TGCACTATGGCTCCTGGTTTGACCACATTAAAGGCTGGACCAGTCAGACAGCAACTATGAACAATCTGCTTCATGTCACCTATGAAGAGATGTCGTTG GACCTACATGGTGTCATAAAGAGGGTGATCTCTCACCTACACAGTCCCCTGCTGGAGGACGAGATCAACAACTGTGTGAAACACTGCTGCTTCAGCAGCATGAAAGACAACAAGATGGCCAATTACACCCTGGTCCCTGTGGACATAATGGACCATAGCAAGGGCTCCTTCATGAGAAAAG GTAAGATTGGAGACTGGAAAAACATGTTCACAGAGGAGCTGAATCAATATTTCAAAAACATCTTCGAGTCCAAGATGGAGGACTGCGCTTTAGAGTTTGTGTGGGAGGAGCAACATAAAGAGGAGATGCACACTAATGAACAAATCCCACTGAAGAACACAGCTGtgaaaaaaagctaa